In Sphaerochaeta sp., the genomic window AGTTCCTCTCCCTGCAAAGCCAGATCAACCCACACTTTTTGTTCAACACCCTGACCACGATCAGTCATACCGCGCTGTTCGAGAAGGCGGACAAGACCGTCACGTTGATCAACACGCTGGCAGGGTTCCTCCGGTATCCGCTGGAATACAAGGACAGTGTTCCCCTGGAGATGGAGTTCGCCTTCACCCGCCAATACCTGGAACTGCAGAAGGCGCGGTTCAACGACCGGCTCGCCTATTCGCTTTCATTGGCTCCGTCGCTCCGGTCGTTGATGGCTCCCCCGTTGTTCCTCCAACCGTTGGTGGAAAATGCCATCAAGCATGGGCTTGAACCGCTTCCCGAAGGGGGCTTTCCTCACCGTCACGGCGACGGAAGACTTAGGCCGCGCCACCATCATCGTGGAAGACAGCGGTGTGGGGATCAAAGCGGATTTCTCCGTGGAGAATCTGCAATCCGACGGGAAACACATCGGCATCGTCAATGTACGGGATCGCCTTTCCATGTTCACCGGAGGAAAAGGATCCTTCACCATGCAACGGATATCCGAGGAAGGCGGCACACGGGTTACCATCACCATCCCGACAGGAGGACTGACATGACCTACACGGCATTGATCGTCGATGATGAGAATCTGGAACGGGATGCCATCGCCTTGATGATCTTCCGCAGCGGGCGTCCCTTCACCTGTCTGAAAGCAGCCAACGGGGAGGAAGCGGTCAACATGGTCCATGAGCATGACCCGCAGGTGGTGTTCATGGACATCCAGATGCCGGTGCTCTCCGGTCTGGAGGCTGCCAGGCAGATCAAGGCATACGACCAGCGGATCGCCATCGTGTTTCTCACCGCCTGGGGAACGTTCGATTTCGCCAAGGAAGCGCTCCAATTGGGCGCGACGGATTATCTGGTAAAACCGACCACCCAACAGGCGCTCAACAGCACGTTGGACAAAGTGATGGCCTATATCGCCCGACAGAAGCAACCGGAGGAGCGGATGCGTTCCGTCCTTGGGGCATTCACCCGGGACTTCTTTGCCTCGTTGAAATACGGCACGGTGGACGAAGAGAAAGCGCGCCAGTACTTCCGCCTGCTGCAGATCACGTTGGAATGCGGCTTTGCCATCGTGGTGAGCAACCTCACCACGGCGCGGTTGCAGGAAATCCAACAGGCGGATCCTCTGCTTGAAGAGACAAAACTCTGCTATTACTCCAGTTTCGACCGCATCACCATTCTGCTGTTCACCAACCGGACGGAAGCGTTGATGGAACGGTGTGAGCAGGCAGTTTCCCAGGATTCGGGAATCATCCAGGGTATCGGGCTTCCGTTCCAGAACCTCAAAGAAATCCCCCGTTCCATCCATTCCGCGTCCATGGCACGACTCTGGGCCGGTCAGGAAGGCGCGCGTTCCCTGCGGTTCCAGGAACGCAAAGGATTGGACACCCAGATCGCAACCCAGCAGATCGCCAACTCCGTCGCCAAGGCACGGGAGGCGGTGCTTGCCGGGGATCTGCAGCAGGCCAGGCAGGAAGCGCACGTCATTCTGGATATCTCCCAGGAACTTCCCGACCCCGAAGAGACCGCCTACCAAGCCATTGTGGTGTTCACCTACACGTTGAAAGCGGAAATCCCCTACTTCTTCCGCGCCGATCCGGAGAAAGCCTCCATTCGGGAGATGGAAGTGTATCTGATGGACTACATCGACGCCGCGGTATCCGCCGTACGAGAAGACAACCGCAACAAGTACAGCCGTTCGTTCGCCATGGTGGACCGGTATCTTCACCTGCACTACGCCGACCAGGTGGGGGTGAACACCCTTTCGGAAATGATGCAGATCAACCCCAGTTATTTCTCCAAATTGTTCAAGGAATACTTCCACAAGTCCTATGTGGAGTACCTGACGGACATTCGGTTGGAAAAAGCAAAGGCGCTTCTTTCCAGCGGAGAAAGCGTGCAGACCACGGCGGAGAAGACCGGGTTCTCCGACCACACCTATTTTGCCCGGGTGTTCAAACAGAAATACGGGGTTTCCCCGACGGACTTCAAGAAGGTGCAAGGATGAAACGTCTGATACCGTGCCTCCTGCTCATCCCGCTGTTGCTTCTCTCCTGTTCCAAACAGGAACCAGCCACCACCCAGCAACCCAGTCCGCAACTGGTACTCAGATATGCGGAAAACCAACCACTGGAGTACCCGACCACCCAGGCCGCCCTGTGGTTCGCCGAGCAGGTCAACCAACGGACGGACGGGCGGATTTCCATCATCGTCTACCCGGACGCAAAACTGGGCGATGAGAAATCGGTGTTCGAACAGATGGAATTCGGCGCGATTGATTTTGCCCGTGGCTCGCTTTCCCCGCTCTCCGAACTCGCGCCGTCGCTGAACATCCTCCAGCTCCCCTACCTGTACCGGGACGCCCAGCACATGTGGAATGTCCTGGACGGGGCGATCGGCGACCAGTTCCTCCGCTCCCTGGAGCCAAAAGGAATCATCGGGCTTTCCTGGTATGACGCAGGTTCACGGAACTTCTACACCTCCGGACATTCCATCACCACGCTCCAGGACATGCAACACCTGAAGATCCGTGTCCAGGAATCCCAACTGATGAGCGCGATGATCATTGCCCTGGGCGCCACACCGGTGCAGATGCCCTATGGAAACGTGTACGCCAGTCTGCAGACCGGAGAAGTGGATGGCGCGGAAAACAACTGGCCAAGCTACGAAGCCACCCGCCACTACGAGGTTGCCAAGTACTTTGTCACCGACGGGCACAACCGGGTTCCGGAAATGCAGATCGTCAGCGCCATGACGTGGGACAGCCTGAGCCAGGAAGACCGGGACATCATTGCCCAGTGCGCCAGGGAATCCTCCGCCATTGAGCGGAAACTTTGGGCGGAGAAGGAACAGACGGCCAGGGAACACGTCCTTTCCAAAGGCGTGGTGGTCACCGAACTCGCTCCCGGAGAACGGGAGAAGTTTGAGGAAGCGGTACGTCCGCTGTACACCACGTTCGGTTCGGGATACCAGGACATCATCCAACAGATCCAAGCTACTCCATAGTGTACATTTCTGAAAAAATTTTGCCCGATTCCATAAAATTCCATCTTCACAGGTGAAAAACCCAATGGGAAAATGAATCGGAATGTGGAGCGATGGGAAAAGTCCTGACGCGCCACATCCGGCACGCCGGTATCGGCGTCCCATTTTTCAGGAGGTTTGTATGAAAAAACTGTTCGTCGCTCTGTTGATGGTGCTGACGGTATTCACCCTGTCAGTCGCCGCGCAAGGTGGAACGGAAGCCGCAGGCACCAAAACCACTGCTCCCGCCAAAACGGTCACCTTGAAGCTTTCCGAAGTGCACGCCGAAGGATATCCCACGGCACTTGCTGATCACGAGTTCGCCCGCTTGGTCGAAGAGCGCACCAATGGCAGAGTAAAAATTGAAGTGTACACCGGCGGAACGCTGTACGGACAGGAAACGGGATCCATCGAAGCCATGCAGGCTGGTGACCTTGCTTTCGCTCGTGTATCCGCATCCCCCGTTGCTTCGTACGTTCCCGCCCTCAACGCCATTCAGATGCCGTTCCTGTACAAGAACGCCGCTCACCAGTGGGCAGTCCTTGATGGCGAAATCGGCCAGCAGATGCTTGCTGACATCGAGAAGTCTGGTTCCGGCCTGATGGGTCTCTGCTACTATGATGCAGGTGCCCGTTCCTTCTATCTGACCAAGGAAGTCCATTCCGTCGCCGACATGAAGGGCTTGAAGATTCGTATGCAGAACAACCAGATGATGGTTGATATGGTCACTTCCCTGGGAGCCACCGGTGTGACCGGTATCGGACCGAACGACGTCTACTCTGCCATCACCCAGAAAGTGATCGACGGTGCAGAGAACAACTGGCCGACCTACCAGAACATGGGTGACTACGAAGCCGCCAAGTACTACATTCTTGACGAGCACACCAGAGTCCCTGAGATTCTGCTTGGTTCCGTCGCTGCCCTGAAGGCTGTCAGTGCCGATGATCTTGCCATCATCAAGCAGTGCGCCAAGGACACCGAGGAATTTCGAGAAGAAAGCCTGGGCCGCCAAAGAGAAAGAGTCCGAAGAGATCGTCCGCGCCAAGGGTACGGTGGTCATCGAGCTGACTCCGGAAGCCAAGGCTGAGTTCCAGAGCCGGATGAGCGGCGTGTATGCCAAGTATGGCAAGGATTACACCGACGTCATCCAGAAAATCCAAGAGATTGGAAAGAACTACTAAGGTTTGATGCACACCAGGGAGGCGGAAATCCGCTTCCCTGGTTCTCTGTATTGGTTCTCACGGGGGAATTTCATGCAAGAAAGACATTCCAAACAATCATTCCACGAATGGGCGGTAGCCAAGAACATGGTGCCTGATTACGCGAATAATCAAGGACACATGTTCTCTGAATGGTTGCGGGTCATCAACCACTGGGCCCATTTCATCATGTTGATCATCGCCGAAGTCGCGCTTGCCTCGATGATCGTCATCGTCTTCATGACCGTACTGCTTCGGTACGTCTTCAATACCGGCATCGGTTGGGCGGAGGAGGTCCCCCGTCTCCTGGTGACGTTGTTCGCGTTCCTCGCCATGGCGTTCGGAGTGCGCGACCACATCCACATCTCCGTCAACCTGCTGTACAACCGTTGCGGCAAATGGGGCAAGAAGTTTTTTGATTATCTGTGTGACACCTCCATGCTGGTCTGTGGAATATACTTCCTGTACTTCGGCGGCAGACGCATGCTGATGATGATGAAGTTCCCCGGTACCCTGCCGATGACCGGCTGGCCGACCTGGCTGCAGTACCTTCCCATTCCGCTTGCCGGCTTCCTGATCACGTTCGACTGTATCCTGTTCTTGACAGGGGTCTTGGACAAAGGAGACCTGCTGTACAGCGCGAAGGAAGTGGATTACGTCGCCATCGTGAAACAGCGTGAAGCGGCGAGACAACTCAAGGAGGCCTCCAAATGAGCATGACAGGCTGGGCGTCGTTCGCCCTTCTCGGAGGATTCTTCATCCTGATGTTCCTCCACATCCCCGTAACCTTCGCGCTTTTGATCGCAACGTTGATCTCCGCGACCCTTTCCGGACTGAACATCGCAGCGTTGATCTCCCCGATGCTGGACGGCGTGAGCAACTTCTCCCTGCTGGCCATCCCGTTCTTCATTCTGATGGGAGAGATTATGGCCGCCGGAAAGATTTCCGACCGGATCATCGATTTCGCCAACCTGTTGGTCGGCAAATTCCGGGGAGGCCTGGCGTACGTCAACGTCGTCTCCTCCACCCTGTTCGGCGGTGTTTCCGGCTCAGCGGTCGCCTGATGTGGCATCCCTGGGTACCGTCGTCGTCCCGATGATGTACAAGCAGGGATACGACCATGAATTCTCTGTCGGCCTGACCGTCACCACCGCCTGCCAAGGCGTGTTGATCCCGCCCAGCCACAACATGGTCATCTACGCGCTTGCCGCTGGTGGCGGCGTGTCCATCGGCGCCATGTTCATGGCCGGCCTGTTCCCCGGTCTGTTCCTGGGGCTGTGCTTCATGGTGTACTGCTTCTTTATCGGGAAACGGCTGAACTTCCCCAAAGGCATCATCATCGGCCCGGGAGACAAGATGCGCTGGCTGAAGTTTTCCAAGAGTCCGGCTGGCACCAAATGGTCCAACGTGAAGAATCCGGAGGGCTGGAGGATTCTGTCCAATCCGAAGTTCACCTGTGAGATGGGCAAATGCGTCGGAGTGATCCTCAACGCCATCCTGCCGATGTTCACGCTGGTCATCATCATGGTCGGTGTCGCCGCCGGTGTGTTCACCGCGACGGAATCGGCCGCCATCGCCTGTGTCTACGCCTTCCTGCTGACCTATGTGATTTATCGTTCGGACAGGATCTCACATTTTCCCCAGGTTCTGAAGAACACGTTGAAGACACTGGCTACGGTGCTTTCTCTGATCGCCACGGCAAAAGGGTTCGCCTACATGATGACCAACCTCCGCATCCCGGAGATGATCACCAATTCGTTGATCTCCCTGACGGACAACCGTGTGTTGCTCCTTCTGGTCATCAACCTGATGTTGCTGCTCTTGGGCTGCTTCATGGACATGGCTCCGCTGATCATGATCATGACGCCGATCCTGTTGCCGGTCGTGACCGGCCCGATCATCCACATGTCTGAGATCCAGTTTGGCATCATGTTGATCTTCAACCTGGCCATCGGTCTGTGCACGCCTCCGGTAGGAACGGCGTTGTTCGTCGGATGCGCTGTTGGAAAAACAGAACTCGGACCGACCAGCAAGCGGATGATGGGATTGTTCCTGACCATGGTGTTCGCCCTGATGGTCGTCACCTTCTGGCCGCCACTGTCCACCTGGCTTCCGTCGGTCACCAAAGCGTAACGGGAAAACCGTTTTCCTCTTCCAAAACACAAAAGGCTGCCAAACCGGCAG contains:
- a CDS encoding response regulator, translated to MGGRLRPTFQTIILTLCLSILACTLAVSFILLSRVYAIAGNMQQSISTYQTINQLSRNISEAGETYQQFFTGLTGAETLEEISHGGGNIRDALYRAKAEANNLAVTYQENQDRYFLVRAIQNGLDYLTTYVDTMMGKSFPLQSEAEFSDYYWGLKVFTYLDGYCYNQLLSQAVRADSLASIRNQEMMTRLRVLVILVLLVVCATAIIASVGITHRLTNPLRDMVETAGEITKGNLDTPDLLPSGPRELLFLESSMNTMKQSLKERISLEQQLYQHTLQQEKMHRELERAQFLSLQSQINPHFLFNTLTTISHTALFEKADKTVTLINTLAGFLRYPLEYKDSVPLEMEFAFTRQYLELQKARFNDRLAYSLSLAPSLRSLMAPPLFLQPLVENAIKHGLEPLPEGGFPHRHGDGRLRPRHHHRGRQRCGDQSGFLRGESAIRRETHRHRQCTGSPFHVHRRKRILHHATDIRGRRHTGYHHHPDRRTDMTYTALIVDDENLERDAIALMIFRSGRPFTCLKAANGEEAVNMVHEHDPQVVFMDIQMPVLSGLEAARQIKAYDQRIAIVFLTAWGTFDFAKEALQLGATDYLVKPTTQQALNSTLDKVMAYIARQKQPEERMRSVLGAFTRDFFASLKYGTVDEEKARQYFRLLQITLECGFAIVVSNLTTARLQEIQQADPLLEETKLCYYSSFDRITILLFTNRTEALMERCEQAVSQDSGIIQGIGLPFQNLKEIPRSIHSASMARLWAGQEGARSLRFQERKGLDTQIATQQIANSVAKAREAVLAGDLQQARQEAHVILDISQELPDPEETAYQAIVVFTYTLKAEIPYFFRADPEKASIREMEVYLMDYIDAAVSAVREDNRNKYSRSFAMVDRYLHLHYADQVGVNTLSEMMQINPSYFSKLFKEYFHKSYVEYLTDIRLEKAKALLSSGESVQTTAEKTGFSDHTYFARVFKQKYGVSPTDFKKVQG
- a CDS encoding TRAP transporter substrate-binding protein; the protein is MKRLIPCLLLIPLLLLSCSKQEPATTQQPSPQLVLRYAENQPLEYPTTQAALWFAEQVNQRTDGRISIIVYPDAKLGDEKSVFEQMEFGAIDFARGSLSPLSELAPSLNILQLPYLYRDAQHMWNVLDGAIGDQFLRSLEPKGIIGLSWYDAGSRNFYTSGHSITTLQDMQHLKIRVQESQLMSAMIIALGATPVQMPYGNVYASLQTGEVDGAENNWPSYEATRHYEVAKYFVTDGHNRVPEMQIVSAMTWDSLSQEDRDIIAQCARESSAIERKLWAEKEQTAREHVLSKGVVVTELAPGEREKFEEAVRPLYTTFGSGYQDIIQQIQATP
- the dctP gene encoding TRAP transporter substrate-binding protein DctP, which produces MKKLFVALLMVLTVFTLSVAAQGGTEAAGTKTTAPAKTVTLKLSEVHAEGYPTALADHEFARLVEERTNGRVKIEVYTGGTLYGQETGSIEAMQAGDLAFARVSASPVASYVPALNAIQMPFLYKNAAHQWAVLDGEIGQQMLADIEKSGSGLMGLCYYDAGARSFYLTKEVHSVADMKGLKIRMQNNQMMVDMVTSLGATGVTGIGPNDVYSAITQKVIDGAENNWPTYQNMGDYEAAKYYILDEHTRVPEILLGSVAALKAVSADDLAIIKQCAKDTEEFREESLGRQRERVRRDRPRQGYGGHRADSGSQG
- a CDS encoding TRAP transporter small permease, whose product is MQERHSKQSFHEWAVAKNMVPDYANNQGHMFSEWLRVINHWAHFIMLIIAEVALASMIVIVFMTVLLRYVFNTGIGWAEEVPRLLVTLFAFLAMAFGVRDHIHISVNLLYNRCGKWGKKFFDYLCDTSMLVCGIYFLYFGGRRMLMMMKFPGTLPMTGWPTWLQYLPIPLAGFLITFDCILFLTGVLDKGDLLYSAKEVDYVAIVKQREAARQLKEASK